The following are encoded in a window of Armatimonadota bacterium genomic DNA:
- a CDS encoding metal ABC transporter permease has translation MSVLQELATALGYAFVRQALLAAVVVGTVCAVMGSFLLVRRWALLGDAISHAVLPGVALAFLLGWPYVVGALVTGLLTALGIGVVERHTRLKQDAAMGLLFITAFALGLAIISRIRSPVDLFHVLFGNVLAVSRGDLVLTAVSGAVVVGTIALLYKELLLWAFDPVMAESVGLPVRRLHYLMLLLTSLTIVAALQAVGIVLVVAMLIAPPATAAMFSDRLHRLILGAVLVGVLTAVTGFWLAYVLDIASGATMVLVGAGLFAVAALFAPRRGVVVRALRRRRAAAQARLDDYLKALFAEDARATSVAVLAARVRDSAEGAIAVVRQLARLGLVTETPEGVRLTPAGRRAAAQRVRTHRLWERFLVDRAGMPWDQVHQAADRLEHVAPRRLTEELARTVGPQATDPHGAPIPTAEGEVARPAEEHLLSELQPEQAGTVTRVEDEDPEVLRLLEATGLVPGRRVRLVRAEPDGVRVAVGDGEIAIPRRVARSVYVMPGR, from the coding sequence GTGAGCGTGCTGCAGGAGCTCGCCACCGCGCTGGGCTACGCCTTCGTCCGGCAGGCGCTGCTGGCGGCGGTGGTGGTGGGGACCGTCTGTGCGGTCATGGGCAGCTTCCTGCTGGTGCGGCGGTGGGCGCTGCTCGGCGACGCCATCTCCCACGCCGTCCTCCCCGGCGTGGCCCTCGCCTTCCTGCTGGGGTGGCCGTACGTCGTGGGCGCGCTGGTGACCGGGCTGCTCACGGCGCTGGGGATCGGGGTGGTGGAGCGCCACACCCGGCTGAAGCAGGACGCGGCCATGGGGCTGCTCTTCATCACCGCCTTCGCCCTCGGTCTGGCCATCATCAGCCGCATCCGCAGTCCGGTCGACCTCTTCCACGTCCTCTTCGGCAACGTCCTGGCGGTCAGCCGCGGCGACCTGGTGCTCACCGCGGTGAGCGGGGCGGTGGTCGTGGGCACCATCGCCCTCCTCTACAAGGAGCTGCTGCTGTGGGCCTTCGACCCGGTGATGGCCGAGAGCGTGGGGCTCCCGGTGCGCCGCCTCCACTACCTCATGCTCCTGCTGACCTCGCTGACCATCGTGGCCGCGCTCCAGGCGGTGGGGATCGTGCTGGTGGTGGCCATGCTCATCGCGCCGCCGGCCACCGCGGCCATGTTCAGCGACCGGCTCCACCGGCTGATCCTGGGGGCGGTGCTGGTCGGCGTCCTCACCGCGGTGACGGGGTTCTGGCTCGCCTACGTCCTCGACATCGCCTCCGGAGCGACGATGGTCCTGGTGGGGGCCGGGCTCTTTGCAGTGGCCGCTCTCTTCGCGCCGCGGCGCGGTGTGGTGGTGCGCGCGCTGCGGCGGCGGCGCGCCGCGGCCCAGGCCCGCCTGGACGACTACCTCAAGGCCCTCTTCGCCGAAGACGCCCGGGCCACGTCGGTGGCCGTCCTGGCGGCACGGGTGCGCGACTCCGCCGAGGGCGCCATCGCCGTGGTGCGGCAGCTGGCCCGTCTGGGGCTCGTCACGGAGACGCCGGAAGGGGTGCGGCTCACGCCGGCGGGCCGCCGCGCCGCGGCCCAGCGCGTGCGCACCCACCGCCTGTGGGAGCGGTTCCTGGTGGACCGCGCCGGCATGCCCTGGGACCAGGTGCACCAGGCCGCGGACCGGCTGGAGCACGTCGCCCCGCGGCGCCTGACCGAGGAGCTGGCCCGCACGGTGGGGCCGCAGGCCACCGACCCGCATGGCGCGCCGATCCCCACCGCCGAAGGCGAGGTGGCCCGCCCGGCCGAGGAGCACCTCCTCTCGGAGCTGCAGCCGGAGCAGGCGGGCACGGTGACGCGCGTGGAAGACGAGGACCCCGAGGTGCTGCGGCTGCTCGAGGCGACGGGGCTGGTACCGGGGCGGCGCGTGCGGCTGGTCAGGGCGGAGCCCGACGGCGTGCGCGTGGCGGTGGGCGACGGGGAGATCGCCATCCCGCGGCGCGTGGCGCGCAGCGTCTACGTGATGCCCGGACGCTGA